In the Entelurus aequoreus isolate RoL-2023_Sb linkage group LG16, RoL_Eaeq_v1.1, whole genome shotgun sequence genome, tctctccacagccACACGCTCAGCCACGGACACAGCGCTGATGCGTCTGGGCTGAAGAAGACAGGAAAGAGGAGTGACTGCTTGTCCAGCGGCTCGCCCGCAACGTGAGGCGTTACCTGGGTGACCACGATGTTGCAGTCGGAAGCTCGGCCTGACTTGATGAAGCGGTCAAGGATGTATTGAGGGACCTGTGTGGTCTTGCCGCAGCCCGTCGCTCCTCTGATGATCACCACCGGGTTGTTGTCTAACGTTTCCATGATCTCATCTTCAAACTGTTTGACAGGCAGCTGGTCGCGATCCATCAGCATCTGCACGACACACTTGAGTCATCCACGTGTCCTGAAGGCAGGTTAAAAAGCCAAGAAGGTCCACTAACCTTCTGCAGGTTGTCGTCGTGTTCCAGCTGATACATCAGTTCGTCATGAAGGTCTTTGCTGATCTGCTCCGGAGTGATCTATTGATGGGGAATTATCAAGATGTTATCTAATTTGCAAAATTGGCTATGACATGTCAATTTTTAAAGGCTAAAAAAGGTTGGACAAATCTTTGATTTAGTAGTCATTAGTACCattttattgatctaaagaaagcctttgataccattaatcattcaattctactagataaaatgggaagatatggaattagggggctggctggtgactggttaaaaagttatttaacagagagggtacagtttgttaaaatgggtcaatttttatctgatactcttggcattgcttgtggtgtcccctaAGGGtctgtgttggggccaaaactgtttaatgtatatattaatgatatgtttaatacatccaaagtactgaaatgtatactatttgcagacgacacaaatatattctacagtagtgatgactataatgagctcataaatacagtgaacacagaactaaacatagtaaaaaaatggatggacacaaataaattatctttgaatataaataaaactaagatagtgatgtttggaaatcgcaacataacatctgaacagaaaataagtattgatggtacccaaattgaaatcgtaaaggagaatacatttttgggagtaataattgatagtaaactatcatggaaacctcatcagacacattaaaacaaaaatctccaaaagcctctcaattataaacaaagcaaaactatacctcaatgaaaatgcactctgtactctatactgcaccttggtactcccataccttacatactgtgttgaagtatgggggaatacttaccacaacacaattcatcctctgatcatattacagaaaagagcagtgcggataattcacaacgttggttactTAGAACATACttataatctgtttatgcaatcaaagttgctcaaatttgatgaccttgttaaatataatacattaataatcgtatataaagcatttaacaaattattgccgcctaatctacaacgtttttttataagacgagttcaggctcataacttgagaggctttggatatttcttattgccgagagctcaaaccactcgtaaacgtttttgtgtgtctgcatgCGGAGTagaactatggaacaaactggatttacaacacaagcaatgccaaactattaatcgatttaaactattatacaaacatggggtctggttcaagtacagagatgagggtctttaaattgacctgctgctatactctgtctcaaagtgttaacatgtgctcaatgtttccttaccattattgctatgttgtctattaccattactgatatgttgtctattaccattgttggtatattcattattcctacattgttgatacaaattattgttacagtgtaataattattgttacctgtggtaatgccactatgatacaacatctgtattataatccttgaacaaagtaagagtgaaactcatgtgaataatcattgaatggagaactgggggtgggattaaataaatgatcttcttcccactccctttcaggcaaaactggacaatcatgcattacatactataaattaccttttgcactatattaatttatattatgtgttgtcaactttgtacttttttatgtcgttgcctgaaataaataaataaatggaaaaaaaaaaaatcatatcttTTTGCTCTGGTTCTCCATGTTTGCAGTTTTGGggagtttattttatttctacagtGTGATTTGGGTGCTCTAACAGTCCTTAGGAGAATACAAAAAACATCAGTCCAGAGCCTCCTGAACCCAAACCAGACATAAAAGACAAGTGCTCACAAAGGCCAGTGGCCCGTCATCGATGTTGCTGCTGGTCCACGGATTCCAGTTGACTTGCGGGGGCGACCACGGCACCACACCGGCGGCGCTCTGCCGCTGAGAGGGCTCAAATGTCGCCATCTTCATTGGAATCAGAGACACCGGGGTATCTGGGTTTGCAGGCTGGACAGTAAGTGAAGTTTTAGTTTAGTAACTTCAATCCTTGCTGAAAGAGGGCCCAGTTAGGTGACTCACAGGTGGCGGGATCTCGACTCCGAGCTCCTGGACGACCCCGCTCAGCTGCAGCTGAAGGTCGGGCGTCACAATCACGTCAAAGACATCCAGCTGGTAAAACAgaaacaaaaaaggtgagataaagTACACTCCGGGGTCAAAGGCCACGTTATGTTGGCTTACAGTTTCTCCTTCCTTCTTCTTGGTGACTCCAGAATAGGCCTCAATCACTCCCAGGTGGTACAACTGGCGCACCAGAGACAGGGCACAGGACTGGGCTGCCAGCTTCTTGTTGGAGCCATGCTCTCGAGCGGTCACACCTGCAGGGGGCGAAGTTACAGGCCACACTTGTTACCTTGACATAGCAACATGGATAGTGCATTAGAGTGACGTCTTACGTCGACCCAGATGCCTGACGAAAAGCTGCATCTCAGCGATGAAGCTCctgcaaacacacgcacacacacacacaaacaaacaaacatataggcaagcaaacacatacatacagactcgCACGAAGACACGCAGGCAGACAGACAGACGGACAGTtggacagacagacagacggaGCTTTAGCCAACATGTCAACCAGCTGTCTTCAGCTCAGGTGGTCCACTCACCTAACCTCTGTGTGTTTTTCTGTCAGACTTTAAAAAGTTGCCATTCATCTGAGCGGTGTGGGTTTTGGGGGCGTGGCCCAAATACCTCGTGGTCTGCAGGGGACAGCAACAGCAAAACTCACAAGCAGACTCCAAAGCTAACGGGCCAAACCATGAGACTGCTTTAGCACATCTAAAGCTTGTCTCATGTCTTCCTTCTGTGTGAGTTCTGATGCACCGCCCCCCAGCACACTTCCTGTCTGCCTTGGTGCATCTCTCGAGGTCAAAGCGGAACGTGCACCGTTCGGACCTCCTTGACCTCATAGCAATCCAGCAGAAAAACACACAGAAGCTAGCAAGTGGTCAAAGCGCTCCAGAACCAGACAGACAGCATCAGCTAGTTTGTGAAGCAACCCCCTCCCTTGTTCAGTAATATGCTCAATGCTGCCCGACTGTTCTGGACTTAGTTGTTAGCGTCATGGTGCAGACCTGTTGTGGTCCGGCCCAACTTGGCTGTATTTATACTCAGCGCTGGTTTTCTCCTTCTGGAAGAACTGGTTCAGACGGGCCTTGGCATTCTCCAGTGTCCAGTTACCATGGAGACCAGCGTTCAGGTCCACCTCTTCTGACTCCAAAGTCTGCAGGAGATCAAAAACCGGGTCAGGTCAGTTGTAACTGCTGCTTCAATGTACATGCAGAATTTGAGCAGCGTCCTACCGCCTGAGCTTCCTGTTCATCTCGCTTGGCGTAGTATTCCTTCAAGTTGGCACCTCGCTCCCAATCAGCACCTCCTCCAGAGTTGCCCAGTCCAGTCCCATCTGGAACCATAGTTCCATGTGTGAATGGAGTGCTGGCTGCATCTACAAACACACAAGTGTTAGCTCTTGCTTGTTCAAACTCTGAAAGGTCACATGGTAAGTTGGTTTTCCCTCTGATCCCGCCTCCAAAAGCTAACGGACGGCCCAGATATGTACATTACCTTGTTCTGCCTTCACTACCAGGTGAGGAGGCAGAGGACCACCGGACGGCAGATTTCCCAACGGGACATTGTTTCCTCCCTCAGACTGCTGGCCATCTGGACCGCCCACACTATCAACCACGCTCACCTGCTGGACACAGACATGTAAAGATGCGTGCATGTTCGTTTGATGCATTTGGTACAGCCGCCGTGACTCACGCCCAGAGCCGGCACCTCAGCCGCGTTCATCTTTCCAGCTCGAACAAGGTAGTTGACAAAGTCCCGTGCTGCGTTGGTCTGGGCGTCCTTCTTGTTGGTGGAGTTGCCCATGCCCGTGTAGTTGTAGCCATCCACTCGCACCTGCAGCACAACCACACACACATCAAGTACACAATCAAGAAATAGTATGCAACTATCAAGTAGAAACTAAAGTTATAACATCTAAAAACAATAGACTGTGTAAAAATCAATAGCGTAAAAGATGAGCATACTTCACACAGGAATCTGTTTTTGTTGCCTGCAGCTCGGATGTCGTAGTTTGGGGTTAACTTATTCTTCCCGCACCAAGCATACAGGAAGTTCTTGATGTCCGCCATGGCACAGAAGAGGCCACCTCTTCTCTTGACGCTAGAATGAAGAGTTTATGCTTGACATTATTATAACAAAGAGGTACATAAACTCACAGGTAATTTGAGACACTAGCAGTATTTTACACAATGTtggcatctatagttatattttgataaagacgggggaaAAACGGCGTGTGCAACAGTAACAAACTTAGTAGACGCGAAATGAAATCATGAAATGCGACCTTACccaagcaaaaacgatgcatatttatccgggagagtgttAACTAATTTCCTTAACCTAGCCACACACAAGTAAGTTGTAGCCCTCCATgcgtttccatctgttttgttgtgtagaatggcgtttggagcacaatagtttgacatgtctgggaacgtGACCGacatataatccttgatatcactcgacaaatctttttttgataaagtgtaaggatctattccattgcatagtttgtttttatgctcgtatctgctttttgcagaaagATTTAAGCCTCATTTGCACTCAGATATTTCGCACGCTGCCTTCTAGACAACAGCCATCTTGTCTTATTTCAGATACGAGTTTTTAACTCAGTCGCGGAATGAATCgtgctcgtaaattgaggtactactaaaCTGTACTCCAGTCAGCGGCGCCATGCTAACAAAAGAAACATATTTACGACCTTATCGGTGTTTGTGCCAATGCACAGAGCGTTTGTTAAAGCATAAATTAAATGAACATTATACTTGAATTACGCCATTTACGATTTTACAAGTACAATTCATTTAAACCCCAAGTAATCGAGCTAACGTTAGCCTTTTCATAGCTAGCGTGTGCGTCTCATCATTTTCCACCTTTTGGTGTCAAACGTCAAATGCCCAAAACCTCCACATCAATGTATCGATCATTATGGTGCATCTGATACTCACGTTTAGAAGGTTTCAGCTCAGAAATTATCAAATTGTGTACGTTAGTTTATCTTTCTGTGCTGCAAAGGCGACAGGCCGGGAAGCAGACTGCGATCTTGTTGGTGCAACAGCGCCTCCTTGtgctacttcttcttcttttagtttttCTGGCGGGTTGCAAGCAGCCGTAACATAGAAGGTGCATGGCGCCTCTTACTGTACCGGAGTATGTAGCATGGGCTCGTTATGtattatctaataataataataattttatgaaATCAATCTATCTTTATACCTACCTatctatatatttacatacacccCCCCATACAATCCAGAATATTCATATATACACTTATGTGCGTAgattacaaaaataacaaaataaaatgaaaaaatttaaaaataattatattgacaaaaaatatttggccacttgccttgactcacatatgaagttgaagtgccataccATTCTTAACCCATAagcttcaatatgatgtcggtccaccttttgcagctactacagcttcaactcttctgggaaggctgtccacagggttgcggagtgtgtttataggaattttcgaccattcttccaaaagtgcattggtgaggtcacacactgatgttggtcgaaaaggcctggctctcagtctccgttctaattcttcccaaagcagtggcgggccgtgcgtttcccacctataggccttcagtgatgttcgaattcaatgattacctctcaaaataccataattgatgtcaccacatgatcattgctggagaaatactatacaggaatcagtggtgtgccgtcactagaggcagggaggcacggcctcacctgccatcatggaaagaaaaaaaaagtaaaaagaaaaaatatataattaaattgttatatgtatccagtgataatactaaagttattttccatttaacttcaccagttttagattatttttatttttattttcacatttgccgttcaaatactgagaagagacggtgcggtgatcagcagccagttgaggcacgtcactcgatcagttgtgcctcaacatggattgtgtgcaatgactcggctaactgctggcctgctgtgcagtgagaccgtattgctatatgaattatattatacatttccatagtttagttagctgaggtatataatgtacagtgtattttgtcaacatctgtatgtgtgtaacgtatttcttgtgctgagcgatcataaaactggaggctcgtctcataaccccgcctcctggtgccaagcacgtccgccgcagaatgcacccccgacgggagcgccgcggccacaccaaccaaagcccacacccaccctccacgtgcaagaccgaatccacccaaaaaaagtcacttaacaagaagccaaaaagtgcaaaaacaacaatgctcgcgctgcaggagccgcgaacgactgcagggacacaacattaggtacacctgcactgcaggttcatatgtttgtaaatctgactgtgatgatgcagtcgtgcctcaccagacattaacctcaccgcacgccactgacagGAATACATTTACACCTTACTggtcattgaaacacatcaacagtatacaaatcGGGTTATTGTCTGGCACATTTAGAAATCAATTAAaaggcatcagcaattaaaacacatactgtaaaattctctgcttggcttatgcaacttccggtcaataaagtttgattcaaagtacacacttctcaaggatatattaactgccctgaccacatgatggcgacaaatacacatgtaacaattttaattaaatgaaaagcatgacacactttaacaccaagagtttacaacttttagttgtaacagaacagcaaCTGTCAACAATTTGTGATCTGAttagctatcgcaactgtctctcacttccatgtgttctcaaattcatccgctaacggtcccgatgagtatccaatcatagGACTCTTAAAtgccacgttcaacgtgaggccatacagaaggccttactgacaacaactcgtgatctgattgactatcgcaactgtctatccatGTATGTCtccgttcacttacagcgcacagaagccagcattgttgattctgaaggcgtctggcagatttcgtacaacatggcaacataagctagctgaactctgattggatacaaactaaaactaaaaacaacagcactggaacgagcataatatgacatgcagagaatatgaatgatttgagacatttagggaaaataaaaaaaataataatttaatctttaattatgatcatgatttctggttatgttaggccagcagagaaggccttgctgcccaatgtcccaaaggtgttctgtcgggttcaggtcaggactctgtgcaggccagtcaagttcatccactccagactttatggaccttgctttgtgcactggtgcacagtcatgttggaagaggaaggggcccgctccaaactattcccacaaggttgggtgcatggcattgtccaaaatgtttcggtatcctggagcattcaaagttattttcactagaactaaggggccaaacccaactcctgaaaaacaaccctacaccataattcctcctacaCCAAATTTCAcagtcggcacaatgcagtccgaaatgtaccgttctcctggcaacctccaaacccagactcgtccatcagattgccagatggaaaagcgtgattcatcactctagagaacgcatctccactgctctagagtccagtggcgacgtgctttacaccactgcatctgacgctttacattggacttggtgatgtatggcttagatgtagCTACACGACCattgaaacccattccatgaagctctctgcgtactgtacgtgggctaattggaaggtgacatgaagtttggatcTCTGTAGcagctgactgtgcagaaagtctttgcactatgcgcctctctgtcagtttacgtggcctaccacttggtggctgagttgctgttgttcccaaactcttccattttcttataataaagcccacagttgactttggaatatttaggagcgaagacatttcacgactggatttgttgcacaggtggcatcctatgacagttccacgctggaaatcactgagctcctgagagcggcccattctttcacaaatgtttgtagaaacagtctccatgcctaagtgtttgcttttatacacctgtggccgggccaagtgattaagacacctgattctgatcatttggatgggtggccaaatacttttggcaatatagtgtatatatatatatatatatatatatatatatatatatatatatatatatatatatatatatatatatatatatatatatatatatatatatatatgtatatatatgtatgcgtgtgtgtgcgtgtgtgtgtgtgtgtgtgtgtgtgtgtgtgtgtgtgtgtgtgtgtgtgtatgtattctaTCATATAGTCCTGTATCTTTGCGGTTTTTAATAACAGCTCTATATTTACTGCAAACCCCATTTCCCTCAGTTCACAACACATAATCTATtttccaaccccccccccccccctctccctccTCTGCACTCTTTTTTTCTCCTCGTCCATTGACATTTCCAATACATTTGAAATGACTCCCCTTAGTGCTGCTGATGATCCTGGTATATGTGCTTTAATCTGTCCCCCATCCAGATAGCTTAGTTTCAGTATGTTTTCTTGCTGTTTCCTATAAGCTGCAAATATCAGTATTCTTCTGGTGTTTAGCGTTTTAGCGTATTTGATTGCTTTGGTCAGAGGTAATGGATGAAAATGACCTTATGCACTGCtttctattcttcttcttctttgctgTTTGGTTTAGCGTTAATCCTCTTTTTGAAGTGGTTACTATCCCTCTCACTGCTTTCCTctgacaaatatttttttccttgcCATTTTGGTATGGCCATACTCCAATTCCCCTCTTCTACCATCTGAGCTAGAGCCCATGCTCCACTCACGGTACAGCTGGTTGCAACCGCCTATCAGCAACTCCTTCCTTTTTGTTTGTGTTTCCCGCGTCTTTGTCCACTCCTCCCTTCCTGGTGCTACGGAAGAGCGGACGCAGTTAAAGGAGCCTTCTCAGTCCACTCCTCACTGCTCACCTTTGTCGGCAAGGTGAGCCCCTCCTCCCCTTGGCAAAGTGTCAGTGGGAATGGGAAACATGAGTCCTCCTCCTGGTCACCTGAGCTGAGCAGCTGAATGTTTCATGGACTCACACAGCACCAGATCCTGGACCAGGACACACGCTCCACCGGCAGAACTTGCACAGGTATAGGCAAGGTTGTAGCACACAGGTAAACCTCTTGTGTTCTGTTCTCTTGTGCACTCTTCTGTCTCCTCTTTATTTGGTGATTGTCCAGGTGATGATTACAAGATGTCTGAGGGAAAGCAGCGAGCTATGTCCGCCTCGGGGGAGTCCCTGTACCTGCTTCTGGGTCTGGAGCAGGGATGCAGCCATGAGGACGTCAAGAAGTCATACAGGTAACAGCCCCGTGCCTTCATTCTTAGCGGTGCAGGGAGgcaggtgtgttgtgtgttgaCAGGAAGCTGGCATTGCGTTACCATCCGGACAAGAACCCGGACCACCCAGAGGCGGCTGAGAAGTTCAAGGAGGTGAACAGCGCCCACGCCGTCCTGTCCGACCCCACCAAGAGGAACATCTATGACTCTTACGGCTCTCTGGGGCTCTATGTGGCTCAGCAGTTTGGAGAAGATAACGTCAATACCTACTTCATGCTGTCCACCTGGTGGGCCAAGGTGGGCGGGGCTTAGTCTCCATGCACAAAGGTGGTTGAGACGTAGACAAGAAGTGACGCTGACTGTGTTTCCACCTCAGGGGCTTTTTGCACTCTGTGGCGTCCTGACAGGATTTTACTGCTGCTGCTGCCTCTGCTGTTGCTGTAACTGCTGCTGTGGACAACTCAAAGCCACGCCCCCTGACGAGGGGGCGGAGCCACACTATGTCTCCCCTGATGACCTGGAGGAGGAGATCGGTGACCAGCCCAGTAACGGTATGATGAATGtctgttgcttttattttgacagccggctaagaggaagtgaagtcaccGGTGATGCATTGAATGTGGGCGCAGTACTGCTGTAAAACCTCTGGAGGTGCCACGCAGTGTTTTAATGTTTACATGCAAACAGGGAGTAGTTTTTTTTAGATGTGACCATATGTGCGTTGACAGATGTCGACGCAGCCGTCGTTCATCAGCCGACAAACGCCAGTGAGAAAACTCAGCTGATCTCCGATGGACGCCACAGATATGGCGACACATACACATGAGGATGTCAGCGTGCTTGTTACCATTTCTGGCTAACTCAGCTTCTTCTTCTCACATGAAATAAAACGCCTTCCATGTGATGACATGTTGTTGATGTTTAATAAACTAACTAGACTTGAGGGAGTCAACAGCAGGGCGCGCTCCCCTCCACTCACATTGAGTACAGGGCCTCCCCAGCCCCactttcacacgcacacacactgcacTGTCATGTTCCCTGTTGACCTTTGACATATATGGGCATGTCGGCATAGTAACAGCTGACGTGTGTTTCTAAAAACAGACTCAAGTGTGACACGACTTTTCTAGCTCGCCTCCTTCACTTTTTGCCCTCTGGGACGCCGTGTCTACCGCGTCCATCATGGAGAGTCTGGAAAAGCAGCTCATCTGTCCCATTTGTCTGGAGATGTTCTCCAAACCTGTGGTCATCTTACCATGTCAACACAACCTCTGTCGCAAGTGTGCCAACGACATCTTCCAGGTCAGTGTGTCCCTCAGTTAAGGGCATGTACTGTGTGTTTTCATCTACTGGATCGTCCTTTCCTAAACTAACTAATAAAGATAAGTAAACACAGTGAACAGTTGTCacatatgtttgtatttacaccTGTAGTTGTACTACTAGTGTAGCACTTCATAGCACATAGCCCTGTGATTGACTGGTAATCAGACCAAGTTGTCCGTGCCTCCCACCTTCAATCAGTCCGTATAAGCTGCGACACCCTACCATGTGAACAAAATTTGCATAATAAGCGTTAAACGTGATAAACATGAAGATGAGGTCACACCTATGTGCAGGCATCCAACCCCTACCTGTCAACCAGAGGTAGCTCCACCTTGTCTTCAGGAGGTCGCTTTCGCTGCCCGTCCTGCCGCCATGAGGTGGTTCTGGATCGCCACGGAGTGTATGGACTGCAAAGGAACCTTCTGGTGGAGAACATCATTGACATGTATAAACAAGGAACCAgcaggtacacacacacgcacacacgttagCAGCGAGCATCCCTACAGGTTatagttcaatatgatgtcatctTAGCTACGTCAATTTCTTGGTCCAGAAGTTGACTCCTTATTATTATATAGTTACTAATGACTTCCATGGGCCTCTGGCCTTAGATCGAGTTTGCTCAACAGGACACTGACATCTCTCAACTTGTCTTCAAGTGACATGGCGCATGttagcatgtatgtgtgtgtagcacTTTATGTCCCTAAAGTTAGTCCAGAATAAGGGACTGTTGACTATAAAACTGGATGTCGACTTTCACAGTACCctgggccatacttgccaaccctcccgaaattcagcgcctctcccgaaaacctcacgggacaaatattctcccaaaaatctcccgattttcagccggagctggaggccacgccccctccagctccatgcggacctgagtgaggacagccttttttcacatccgctttcccacgatataaacagcgtgcctgcccaatcacgttattccatacgaggcgtccggcataccgccgatgagcatggtgcagatggagaagatcttctcagcgtccgtgttggcgcacacgttgccaaagccgacactGGTctggctgctgagggtgaagtagagggcggcgatgtatacgagctgcgcaccgacgggccgccgaccatgttgttgacgtagggcatctccaggcgtttgcccagctcatggagccatccttggggaagagacgggaggacaacagggtgacaagaactaaatcatccagactagagataaattgttctattatgtttatcttacctaaaaataaatatatttattaatttaaaaaaataaattttttttttttttttactatattttgctaaaaacatcaaaatgaattgtatttttatttttattttttccgacTCCTTATTagatccagccatagaattatacattaaaataaacatatttgaaataattaattttaaatgatcataaaaattcatttaa is a window encoding:
- the LOC133631377 gene encoding dnaJ homolog subfamily C member 5-like, which gives rise to MFHGLTQHQILDQDTRSTGRTCTGDDYKMSEGKQRAMSASGESLYLLLGLEQGCSHEDVKKSYRKLALRYHPDKNPDHPEAAEKFKEVNSAHAVLSDPTKRNIYDSYGSLGLYVAQQFGEDNVNTYFMLSTWWAKGLFALCGVLTGFYCCCCLCCCCNCCCGQLKATPPDEGAEPHYVSPDDLEEEIGDQPSNDVDAAVVHQPTNASEKTQLISDGRHRYGDTYT